In a single window of the Pseudorca crassidens isolate mPseCra1 chromosome 9, mPseCra1.hap1, whole genome shotgun sequence genome:
- the SERPING1 gene encoding plasma protease C1 inhibitor isoform X2 codes for MASRLTPLTLLLLLLAGDRASSNLIGISPVDPESLQGGESEGDIPKGDIPNNVSIKDTEASSTLLKTNLTIETVNTTQPFNQSTTQPIQPTTQATTKSFCPAPVTSCSDLESHSAEAVLGEALTDFSLNLYHTFSVMKKEETNIVFSPFSIASLLTQVLLGARGETKESLERLLSYPEDFTCVHQALKASRSKGFTTVSQIFHSPDLAIRDTFANASRSLYGNSPKALANDSKVNLELINAWVAEETNHKIRQLLDSLPDDFRLVLLNAIYLSAKWKTTFNHSRTNMKGFYSRSSVIKVPMMNSKKYPVAHFTDPTLKAKVGRLQLSHNLSFVILVPQTLKHRLEDMEQALSPPVFKAIMRKLESAKFHPTHLMMPRIKVKSNQDLLEFFDFTYNLNLCGLTEDPDLQLSAMQHQSVLELTESGVEAAAASAISVARSLLVFEVQQPFLFVLWDQQHKFPVFMGRIYDPRT; via the exons GATAGAGCCTCCTCAAATCTGATTGGTATCAGCCCCGTGGATCCAGAGAGCTTACAAGGAGGGGAAAGTGAAGGAGATATCCCCAAAGGAGATATTCCCAACAATGTATCCATTAAAGACACCGAGGCCTCTTCCACGCTGCTGAAAACCAACTTGACCATCGAAACAGTCAATACCACCCAGCCCTTCAACCAGTCCACCACTCAGCCCATCCAACCAACAACCCAGGCCACTACTAAGTCCTTCTGCCCAGCGCCTGTCACCTCCTGctctgacttggagagtcattcaGCAGAGGCCGTGCTGGGGGAGGCTTTGACAGATTTCTCCCTGAATCTCTACCACACTTTCTCAGTAATGAAGAAGGAGGAGACCAACATTGTCTTTTCCCCGTTCAGCATCGCCAGCCTCCTCACTCAAGTCCTGCTCG GGGCTAGAGGAGAAACCAAGGAAAGCCTGGAGCGACTCCTCTCTTACCCCGAAGACTTTACCTGTGTCCACCAGGCCCTGAAGGCCTCCAGGTCCAAAGGCTTTACCACAGTCTCTCAAATCTTCCACAGCCCAG ACCTGGCTATAAGGGACACCTTTGCGAATGCCTCTCGGAGCCTGTATGGCAACAGCCCCAAAGCCCTGGCAAATGACAGTAAAGTCAACTTGGAGCTCATCAACGCCTGGGTGGCCGAGGAGACCAACCACAAGATCAGGCAACTGCTGGACAGCCTGCCCGATGACTTCCGCCTGGTCCTTCTCAACGCTATCTACCTGAGTG CCAAGTGGAAGACAACATTTAACCACAGCAGAACAAATATGAAGGGCTTTTACAGCAGATCCTCTGTGATAAAAGTGCCCATGATGAACAGCAAGAAGTACCCTGTGGCCCATTTCACAGACCCGACTTTGAAGGCCAAG GTGGGCCGTCTGCAGCTGTCCCACAACCTGAGCTTTGTGATCCTCGTGCCCCAGACCTTGAAACACCGTCTTGAAGACATGGAGCAGGCTCTCAGCCCCCCTGTCTTCAAGGCCATCATGAGGAAGCTGGAGTCAGCCAAGTTCCATCCTACTCACCTGATGATGCCTCGCATCAAAGTAAAGAGCAACCAGGACCTGCTGG AATTCTTTGACTTTACCTACAACCTCAACCTGTGCGGGCTGACAGAGGACCCGGACCTGCAGCTTTCTGCGATGCAGCATCAGTCCGTGCTGGAGCTGACAGAGAGCGGGGTGGAGGCAGCTGCGGCCTCCGCTATCTCTGTGGCCCGCAGTTTGCTGGTCTTTGAAGTGCAGCAGCCCTTCCTCTTTGTGCTCTGGGACCAGCAGCACAAGTTCCCGGTCTTCATGGGGCGGATATATGACCCCAGGACCTGA
- the SERPING1 gene encoding plasma protease C1 inhibitor isoform X1, whose amino-acid sequence MASRLTPLTLLLLLLAGSLEPQDRASSNLIGISPVDPESLQGGESEGDIPKGDIPNNVSIKDTEASSTLLKTNLTIETVNTTQPFNQSTTQPIQPTTQATTKSFCPAPVTSCSDLESHSAEAVLGEALTDFSLNLYHTFSVMKKEETNIVFSPFSIASLLTQVLLGARGETKESLERLLSYPEDFTCVHQALKASRSKGFTTVSQIFHSPDLAIRDTFANASRSLYGNSPKALANDSKVNLELINAWVAEETNHKIRQLLDSLPDDFRLVLLNAIYLSAKWKTTFNHSRTNMKGFYSRSSVIKVPMMNSKKYPVAHFTDPTLKAKVGRLQLSHNLSFVILVPQTLKHRLEDMEQALSPPVFKAIMRKLESAKFHPTHLMMPRIKVKSNQDLLEFFDFTYNLNLCGLTEDPDLQLSAMQHQSVLELTESGVEAAAASAISVARSLLVFEVQQPFLFVLWDQQHKFPVFMGRIYDPRT is encoded by the exons tctcTTGAACCACAGGATAGAGCCTCCTCAAATCTGATTGGTATCAGCCCCGTGGATCCAGAGAGCTTACAAGGAGGGGAAAGTGAAGGAGATATCCCCAAAGGAGATATTCCCAACAATGTATCCATTAAAGACACCGAGGCCTCTTCCACGCTGCTGAAAACCAACTTGACCATCGAAACAGTCAATACCACCCAGCCCTTCAACCAGTCCACCACTCAGCCCATCCAACCAACAACCCAGGCCACTACTAAGTCCTTCTGCCCAGCGCCTGTCACCTCCTGctctgacttggagagtcattcaGCAGAGGCCGTGCTGGGGGAGGCTTTGACAGATTTCTCCCTGAATCTCTACCACACTTTCTCAGTAATGAAGAAGGAGGAGACCAACATTGTCTTTTCCCCGTTCAGCATCGCCAGCCTCCTCACTCAAGTCCTGCTCG GGGCTAGAGGAGAAACCAAGGAAAGCCTGGAGCGACTCCTCTCTTACCCCGAAGACTTTACCTGTGTCCACCAGGCCCTGAAGGCCTCCAGGTCCAAAGGCTTTACCACAGTCTCTCAAATCTTCCACAGCCCAG ACCTGGCTATAAGGGACACCTTTGCGAATGCCTCTCGGAGCCTGTATGGCAACAGCCCCAAAGCCCTGGCAAATGACAGTAAAGTCAACTTGGAGCTCATCAACGCCTGGGTGGCCGAGGAGACCAACCACAAGATCAGGCAACTGCTGGACAGCCTGCCCGATGACTTCCGCCTGGTCCTTCTCAACGCTATCTACCTGAGTG CCAAGTGGAAGACAACATTTAACCACAGCAGAACAAATATGAAGGGCTTTTACAGCAGATCCTCTGTGATAAAAGTGCCCATGATGAACAGCAAGAAGTACCCTGTGGCCCATTTCACAGACCCGACTTTGAAGGCCAAG GTGGGCCGTCTGCAGCTGTCCCACAACCTGAGCTTTGTGATCCTCGTGCCCCAGACCTTGAAACACCGTCTTGAAGACATGGAGCAGGCTCTCAGCCCCCCTGTCTTCAAGGCCATCATGAGGAAGCTGGAGTCAGCCAAGTTCCATCCTACTCACCTGATGATGCCTCGCATCAAAGTAAAGAGCAACCAGGACCTGCTGG AATTCTTTGACTTTACCTACAACCTCAACCTGTGCGGGCTGACAGAGGACCCGGACCTGCAGCTTTCTGCGATGCAGCATCAGTCCGTGCTGGAGCTGACAGAGAGCGGGGTGGAGGCAGCTGCGGCCTCCGCTATCTCTGTGGCCCGCAGTTTGCTGGTCTTTGAAGTGCAGCAGCCCTTCCTCTTTGTGCTCTGGGACCAGCAGCACAAGTTCCCGGTCTTCATGGGGCGGATATATGACCCCAGGACCTGA